One window of the Cryptomeria japonica chromosome 7, Sugi_1.0, whole genome shotgun sequence genome contains the following:
- the LOC131064480 gene encoding disease resistance protein RPV1: MASTSSTGRQSEIINVFSEIAPPSASTSVSATSSRPSQKRSWDVFLNHRGPDVKHTLARAIYHALHATGLRVFLDSEETRLGDFLPTALEQAMRSASLHVAIFSPTYAESPWCLAELSFMLKSGATIVPVFYHVQPSDLRWVTQGKGVYTEAFLKHQENGRYSLEKIDEWKRALHSVSFFKGEIIDNIDEEQMMLKTIVNHILKVMQIVPLEVAKHPVGLQELVEDFEMIANKCAEIQSGVQIVGVWGMGGSGKTTLAKELYNQKYLSVEKFSFIFDIRDAAAKNELYKKQIELLRDIGFQGEVFENIEKGKSILSNHLKSNRVLIILDDVDHIDQLDALLPTKNNLGLGSLIIVTTREKDVLRCWGISSIYKMKAMNLSNAKQLFCWHAFLQPFPRLGFEKLVEMFSSFCNGLPLSLKVLGGQLYGCSDKDVWRDLLNKISKILPLDIKTCLRVSYEALDVQEKQIFLDIACFLIGKDNRSAIAVWEESGWNGLYGWNRLVNKCFVDLDDANRITMHDHLRDLGREIANTQSPFRLWSPDQITGIQKLLEERVQIRGMILIAETNDALKFPSSLFDVSTGLSRFRWWHRRPLFRLGLKILVVREKCLNKYTYKLSKELAWFSCAKFDDKYLPSGLPLRNLRVLELENSDNLKELWKNGAEAPVQLRELSICGCRRFQTFPKSLGLLQHLRKIVVDHSVKLRSLPDEFCLLKSLEHLQLSNCDMLSSLPNNFGDLTDLQHLDLSSCMLTKVPISFKQLRLLQHLSIDRCYKLTLESDILEYITKLEYLNLSMLPELKCLPHNITNQVSLRELYIKDTGIRVLPSNIGQLRKLRVIKIGSCKIQFLPESMGRLNLLERLELQGLKVQYLPNSLTQLINLHIIKISNCPINVIPFGRKLFSSSFCKLKQINLAWTRVSKVFISTECCPNLLTLKLTHSEQLRKVQTLPTALKFIEVECCKILRNIKGIAGLSNLQTLKIEDCPELEAIPGLSKLTSLRKLELKECHKLSKIGRLPHCRLLEALLISECPELHSLPSFAGLVFLRVFELKGRNNVEKIEGLQHCKSLEMLVVEYSCCEVPVMESNLEHAQKLKLV; the protein is encoded by the exons TGGGATGTATTCCTTAATCATCGTGGACCTGATGTCAAACACACTCTGGCTAGAGCTATCTACCATGCCCTCCATGCCACGGGTCTCAGGGTTTTTCTTGATTCTGAGGAGACTCGGTTGGGGGACTTCTTGCCTACAGCACTCGAACAAGCAATGCGTAGTGCTTCCCTTCATGTGGCAATTTTCTCTCCTACCTATGCAGAATCGCCATGGTGTCTTGCCGAGCTTTCCTTTATGCTCAAATCTGGCGCAACTATTGTTCCTGTTTTCTACCATGTTCAGCCTTCCGATTTGCGATGGGTGACCCAAGGGAAAGGAGTATATACCGAAGCCTTCTTAAAGCATCAAGAAAACGGTAGATACAGCTTGGAAAAGATCGACGAGTGGAAGAGGGCACTCCACAGTGTCTCATTTTTTAAGGGCGAAATCATCGATAATATTGA TGAGGAGCAAATGATGTTGAAGACTATTGTGAATCATATATTGAAAGTTATGCAAATAGTACCATTAGAGGTAGCAAAGCATCCTGTGGGTCTTCAAGAACTAGTAGAAGACTTTGAAATGATTGCAAATAAATGTGCAGAAATTCAATCCGGAGTTCAAATTGTAGGAGTTTGGGGTATGGGTGGTTCTGGAAAAACTACTCTGGCAAAGGAATTATATAATCAGAAATATTTATCTGTAGAAAAGTTCAGCTTCATTTTCGATATTAGAGATGCTGCAGCTAAAAATGAATTATATAAAAAACAGATAGAACTCCTCCGGGACATTGGTTTCCAAGGTGAAGTATTTGAAAATATAGAAAAAGGCAAGAGCATTCTTTCAAATCATTTAAAATCTAATCGGGTGCTCATCATTCTAGATGATGTGGATCATATAGATCAACTCGATGCTCTGTTGCCCACAAAGAATAACCTCGGATTGGGGAGTTTAATCATTGTCACAACAAGGGAGAAGGATGTCCTCCGATGTTGGGGTATTTCTTCCATTTATAAAATGAAAGCAATGAATTTGTCAAATGCTAAGCAGCTTTTTTGCTGGCATGCGTTTTTGCAACCCTTTCCACGGTTGGGGTTTGAGAAACTTGTTGAAATGTTCTCGAGTTTCTGTAATGGACTACCTTTATCTTTGAAGGTACTTGGAGGCCAACTTTATGGCTGCTCTGACAAAGATGTATGGAGGGATCTACTGAATAAGATCTCTAAAATATTGCCTTTAGATATAAAAACTTGCCTAAGAGTGAGCTATGAAGCTTTAGATGTTCAAGAGAAACAGATATTCTTAGACATAGCTTGTTTTCTTATTGGAAAAGACAACAGAAGCGCCATTGCAGTATGGGAGGAATCGGGCTGGAATGGTCTATATGGTTGGAATAGACTTGTAAATAAGTGttttgttgacttagatgatgccaATCGCATAACAATGCACGATCACTTGAGAGATTTAGGAAGAGAAATAGCAAATACTCAGTCACCCTTCCGTCTATGGTCCCCAGATCAGATTACGGGCATTCAGAAATTACTAGAG GAAAGAGTCCAGATTCGAGGAATGATATTGATTGCAGAAACCAATGATGCTCTCAAATTTCCTAGTTCCCTGTTCGATGTGAGCACAGGGCTTTCAAGGTTTCGGTGGTGGCACCGAAGACCTCTTTTCCGCCTTGGATTAAAGATTTTAGTCGTAAGAGAAAAGTGTCTGAATAAATACACCTATAAATTATCAAAGGAACTGGCTTGGTTTAGCTGTGCTAAATTTGATGATAAATATCTTCCATCAGGGCTACCATTAAGAAATCTAAGAGTTTTAGAGCTTGAGAACTCTGACAACTTAAAAGAATTGTGGAAGAATGGCGCTGAG GCTCCGGTGCAGCTACGAGAGTTGAGCATTTGTGGCTGCCGGAGATTCCAAACATTTCCAAAATCACTAGGACTACTGCAGCATTTGAGAAAGATAGTTGTGGATCATAGCGTCAAACTGAGGAGTCTGCCTGACGAGTTTTGCCTTCTGAAATCACTAGAGCACTTGCAGCTAAGTAATTGTGACATGCTGTCATCACTGCCTAACAATTTCGGTGATTTGACAGACCTACAGCATTTAGATTTGTCCTCTTGCATGTTGACGAAGGTGCCGATTTCATTTAAGCAGCTGAGGCTTCTGCAGCATCTCAGTATAGATCGCTGTTATAAGCTCACCTTAGAGTCAGACATCCTGGAATACATAACAAAGCTTGAGTATTTGAATTTGTCAATGCTTCCAGAATTGAAATGTTTGCCTCACAACATCACAAATCAGGTCTCTTTGAGAGAGCTCTACATTAAAGATACCGGAATAAGGGTGCTCCCATCTAACATTGGTCAACTCAGAAAGTTGAGAGTAATAAAGATAGGGTCATGTAAGATTCAATTTCTACCAGAGTCTATGGGGCGTTTGAATCTTTTAGAGCGTTTGGAATTACAGGGTTTGAAAGTGCAATATTTACCAAATTCACTCACACAACTGATTAATCTGCATATTATTAAAATATCCAATTGCCCAATCAATGTAATTCCTTTTGGGCGGAAgttgttttcttcatcattttgcaAGCTGAAGCAAATAAATTTAGCCTGGACAAGAGTTTCAAAGGTTTTCATTTCCACAGAGTGTTGTCCTAACCTTCTAACACTAAAGCTTACACATAGCGAGCAATTAAGGAAGGTCCAGACTCTGCCAACAGCACTGAAGTTCATAGAGGTGGAATGCTGTAAAATACTCAGAAACATAAAGGGTATTGCTGGTTTGTCAAACCTGCAAACACTGAAGATAGAAGACTGTCCAGAGCTAGAAGCGATTCCAGGTTTGTCAAAATTAACATCTCTAAGAAAACTTGAGTTGAAAGAGTGCCACAAACTTTCAAAGATAGGAAGGTTACCGCACTGCAGATTATTGGAGGCACTATTGATAAGTGAGTGTCCAGAGTTACATTCCCTACCAAGTTTTGCAGGCTTGGTTTTTCTCAGAGTATTTGAATTGAAAGGTCGTAACAATGTAGAGAAGATAGAAGGTTTACAACACTGCAAATCATTGGAGATGCTGGTGGTAGAATATAGCTGCTGCGAGGTGCCGGTAATGGAAAGTAATTTAGAGCATGCGCAAAAATTAAAGCTCGTGTAA